A part of Candidatus Omnitrophota bacterium genomic DNA contains:
- the hemW gene encoding radical SAM family heme chaperone HemW, with protein sequence MHIPFCRKKCAYCNFHSVSYDDNLASAYIGSLSKQISSLTGRFRTIYIGGGTPTVLSPELLLKLLKALRKFTQGSSEATIEANPESIDQRKLSLLVDNGINRISIGIQSFNDPKLKIMERAHNAATAKKSVELAHKKGLKNINIDLIFGVRPQTLKGWKRDLSQAVNLPVKHISCYGLDCRKLEASDEVCAGMYGYTIDFLRKEGFEQYEISNFARKGFRCRHNLTYWDNEQYIGLGPSAVSYVDGRRYELISGVDEYIKGVKSAQTIVASSENLKRPERAKEAAAVKIRTMQGISFGWFKRKTNMDFLDLEKDALPGLIEDGLIEYVKGAAGYVAVRLTRKGILFCDIVSSAFL encoded by the coding sequence ATACATATACCTTTCTGCAGGAAGAAGTGTGCCTACTGCAATTTTCATAGCGTATCATACGATGATAATCTCGCGTCTGCCTATATAGGCTCTCTCTCGAAACAGATAAGCTCCCTTACCGGAAGATTTCGGACCATATATATAGGCGGCGGAACGCCCACGGTCTTAAGCCCTGAATTGCTGCTGAAGCTTCTCAAAGCCTTAAGAAAATTTACGCAAGGTTCTTCGGAGGCTACCATAGAGGCAAATCCGGAGAGTATCGACCAGCGGAAGCTTTCCTTGCTGGTCGATAATGGCATAAACCGTATTAGTATAGGCATCCAGTCCTTTAATGATCCTAAATTAAAGATAATGGAAAGAGCGCACAATGCCGCCACCGCAAAAAAGTCGGTAGAGCTGGCGCATAAAAAGGGTCTTAAGAATATAAATATAGATTTGATATTTGGCGTGCGCCCCCAGACCCTTAAAGGCTGGAAGCGCGATCTATCCCAGGCCGTAAATCTGCCGGTTAAACATATTTCATGTTATGGCCTGGACTGCAGGAAGCTGGAAGCCAGTGACGAAGTCTGTGCCGGGATGTATGGATATACAATAGATTTTTTGCGCAAAGAAGGTTTTGAGCAATATGAGATATCGAATTTTGCCAGGAAGGGCTTCCGTTGCCGGCATAATCTGACCTATTGGGACAATGAACAATATATAGGGTTGGGTCCATCGGCCGTTTCATATGTGGACGGCAGAAGATACGAGCTTATATCCGGCGTTGATGAGTATATAAAAGGCGTAAAATCCGCGCAAACAATAGTGGCTTCAAGCGAAAATCTGAAAAGACCCGAACGGGCTAAGGAAGCGGCGGCTGTAAAGATAAGGACGATGCAGGGGATATCTTTCGGGTGGTTCAAAAGAAAGACGAATATGGATTTTTTGGATCTGGAAAAAGACGCCTTGCCCGGACTTATTGAAGATGGCCTTATAGAATATGTGAAAGGCGCCGCCGGCTATGTGGCCGTGCGGTTGACCCGCAAAGGAATATTATTTTGCGATATTGTCTCAAGCGCTTTTCTGTAA
- a CDS encoding 4-alpha-glucanotransferase: protein MPGIKGKERTLKRMAGVLSPLFSIYSDKSLGIGGFEDMKLLSDWCDKTGISIIQLLPMNEVGSTFCPYDSISSFALEPMYISLEGQGKEEKKKLLRDIFVSEKSSISDSGFKKFVKENAYWLDDFGLYKALKGYHKGVPWYEWKDLYKNRDSFALKGFAKDHKEETDFHKWVQWTAFGQFKAAKEYANSKNILIKGDLPILVSRDSADVWAHQEFFKLEYAAGAPPDMYCALGQRWGMPTYNWERIESDGFTYIKEKLKFAQNFYDLLRIDHVVGLFRIWSIPYDEPMENRGLNGFFDPKDESIWRSQGRKLLSVLQENTNMILCAEDLGVIPKVCTDTLKEMKIPGNDVQRWVKDWQVTHDFLPSEKYRELSVAMLSTHDTTNWAAWWENEAGTVDEELFARRCAERGIDYGFVKSRLFDASRSKHGRLRWRQEVSSAQLYVETLGKAQEELRDFIEFYENTYLEKEKLWKQLKIKGPMREKSDPEIVEAALKITAQSESIYCIELIFDLLNLSDICKGDPYKYRINRPGTVSPGNWSLKIPISLEELLKHKVNGKIKKIISASGRAQKIGQ, encoded by the coding sequence ATGCCTGGAATCAAAGGTAAAGAAAGAACTTTAAAGAGGATGGCGGGGGTATTAAGCCCGTTATTCTCAATATACTCCGATAAAAGTCTTGGCATCGGCGGTTTTGAAGATATGAAACTTCTGTCCGACTGGTGCGATAAGACGGGCATCTCCATAATACAACTCCTTCCCATGAATGAAGTCGGCTCAACTTTCTGTCCTTACGACTCTATAAGTTCTTTTGCTCTTGAGCCCATGTATATATCCTTGGAGGGGCAAGGAAAAGAAGAAAAGAAAAAATTATTACGGGATATTTTTGTTTCAGAAAAAAGTTCGATATCGGATAGTGGTTTTAAAAAGTTTGTAAAGGAGAACGCGTACTGGCTGGATGATTTCGGCCTATACAAGGCGCTTAAAGGCTATCATAAAGGCGTGCCATGGTATGAATGGAAAGATCTCTACAAAAACCGCGATAGTTTTGCGCTTAAGGGATTTGCTAAGGATCATAAAGAAGAGACTGATTTCCATAAATGGGTCCAATGGACGGCATTCGGACAATTTAAAGCCGCGAAAGAGTACGCTAATTCAAAAAATATTTTGATTAAAGGGGATCTACCCATCCTTGTCTCACGTGACAGCGCGGATGTATGGGCCCACCAGGAGTTTTTCAAATTAGAGTATGCGGCGGGAGCCCCGCCGGATATGTATTGCGCTTTGGGTCAGCGTTGGGGGATGCCCACATATAACTGGGAGCGCATAGAGTCGGATGGCTTTACGTATATAAAGGAAAAACTAAAGTTTGCGCAAAATTTTTATGATCTGTTAAGAATAGATCACGTAGTCGGATTATTCCGCATATGGAGCATTCCTTACGATGAGCCTATGGAGAATAGGGGGCTAAATGGCTTCTTCGACCCTAAAGACGAAAGCATCTGGAGAAGTCAGGGCAGGAAATTATTGTCGGTCCTACAGGAAAACACAAATATGATCTTATGCGCGGAGGACCTGGGCGTCATACCGAAGGTCTGCACCGACACTCTTAAAGAGATGAAGATTCCGGGCAATGATGTGCAGAGGTGGGTAAAAGACTGGCAGGTTACGCATGATTTTCTGCCGAGCGAAAAATACAGGGAGCTTTCAGTCGCGATGTTATCGACGCACGATACGACGAACTGGGCCGCGTGGTGGGAGAATGAGGCCGGGACGGTTGACGAGGAGCTTTTTGCGAGAAGATGCGCAGAGCGCGGAATAGATTATGGTTTTGTTAAAAGTAGATTATTTGACGCGTCACGGTCAAAGCATGGCAGGCTCCGCTGGCGCCAAGAGGTAAGCTCCGCGCAGCTGTATGTTGAGACACTGGGAAAAGCCCAGGAAGAGCTTAGAGATTTTATCGAGTTTTATGAAAATACATATCTGGAAAAGGAGAAGCTCTGGAAACAGCTTAAGATAAAAGGCCCGATGCGTGAAAAGTCGGATCCCGAAATAGTCGAGGCCGCGCTTAAGATAACGGCACAGTCAGAATCCATATATTGTATAGAGCTTATATTCGACCTGTTGAACCTTTCGGATATCTGTAAGGGGGATCCTTACAAGTACAGGATAAATCGTCCCGGGACGGTCAGCCCGGGAAACTGGTCCCTTAAAATTCCGATTTCATTAGAGGAATTATTGAAACACAAGGTTAATGGCAAGATCAAAAAAATAATCAGCGCTTCCGGCAGAGCCCAAAAAATTGGGCAATAG